The following are encoded together in the Tatumella ptyseos genome:
- the gsiD gene encoding glutathione ABC transporter permease GsiD: MKNWRREAALKSLPTLDPATPQPPLREFWRRFRQQPVAVMAALFVIVLFIVAIFAPWLTPFDAENYFDYDRIDQGPSLMHWFGVDALGRDIFSRVILGTRISLLAGVFSVALGSVIGTVLGLIAGYYEGWADRIIMRVCDVLFAFPGILLAIAVVALMGPGMSNVVIAVAIFSIPAFARLVRGNTLVLKQLTWVESARSIGASTMHILLKHILPGTFSSIVVFFTLRIGVSIISAASLSFIGLGAQPPTPEWGAMLNEARSDMVMAPHVALFPILAIFLTVLAFNLLGDGLRDALDPKLRK, from the coding sequence ATGAAAAATTGGCGCCGCGAAGCGGCTTTAAAATCCCTACCGACCCTCGACCCGGCGACACCACAGCCGCCACTTCGCGAGTTTTGGCGACGTTTTCGTCAACAGCCCGTGGCGGTGATGGCTGCGTTATTTGTGATAGTTCTCTTTATCGTTGCTATTTTTGCGCCTTGGCTCACCCCATTCGATGCTGAAAACTACTTCGATTATGACCGTATCGATCAAGGCCCTAGCCTCATGCACTGGTTTGGTGTCGATGCGTTAGGACGCGATATCTTTAGCCGAGTTATCTTAGGAACGCGAATCTCGTTATTAGCAGGGGTCTTTTCCGTGGCGTTAGGTTCAGTAATTGGCACGGTATTAGGCTTAATTGCTGGCTATTACGAAGGATGGGCAGATAGAATTATTATGCGTGTCTGTGATGTACTCTTCGCCTTTCCAGGGATCCTGCTCGCCATCGCGGTCGTTGCCTTGATGGGGCCAGGTATGTCGAATGTGGTCATTGCGGTCGCTATTTTCAGTATCCCAGCCTTTGCCCGTCTGGTTCGTGGCAACACCTTGGTGTTGAAGCAGCTAACGTGGGTGGAGTCGGCCCGCAGTATTGGTGCCTCAACTATGCATATTCTACTCAAACATATCTTGCCCGGGACCTTCTCTTCAATTGTGGTATTTTTTACCTTACGTATTGGCGTGTCGATTATCTCTGCCGCTAGCCTGTCATTTATTGGCTTAGGGGCTCAACCGCCCACGCCAGAATGGGGTGCAATGCTTAACGAGGCACGTTCAGATATGGTGATGGCTCCGCATGTCGCTCTATTTCCTATTTTAGCCATTTTTCTCACTGTACTGGCGTTTAACTTATTAGGGGATGGCTTGCGCGATGCACTGGATCCCAAGCTAAGGAAATAA
- the lpxP gene encoding kdo(2)-lipid IV(A) palmitoleoyltransferase, with the protein MKKTGQFQLKILHPRYWFTWFGLGVLWLLVQLPYPILIRLGAKAGKISRRVLKRRESITRRNVQLCFPNIQEQELEALIAKNFESLGMALVETGIAWFWSDKRVRKLYSVSGLNNLQQAQQEQRGVMVIGVHFMSLELGGRITGLCQPMMAMYRPHNNQAMEWAQTKGRMRSNKAMIDRRDLRGMVQALKQGEAVWFAPDQDYGPKGSVFAPLFAVDKVATTNGTFVLSRLAKPSMLTIVLIRNANKSGYQLIIQPPLQNYPYEDSQAAASYMNKVIETEILRAPEQYLWLHRRFKTRPPGEVSLYV; encoded by the coding sequence ATGAAAAAAACTGGGCAATTTCAGCTTAAAATTTTACATCCACGGTATTGGTTCACTTGGTTTGGACTAGGTGTACTGTGGTTATTAGTGCAACTCCCTTATCCTATATTGATTCGGTTGGGAGCCAAAGCGGGTAAAATTTCTCGTCGCGTATTAAAGCGACGCGAATCTATCACACGACGTAACGTACAACTCTGCTTTCCTAATATTCAGGAGCAGGAGTTGGAAGCCCTAATTGCTAAGAATTTTGAATCCTTAGGCATGGCTTTAGTCGAAACTGGCATAGCGTGGTTTTGGTCAGATAAAAGGGTACGTAAACTCTACTCTGTATCAGGACTCAATAACTTGCAGCAAGCTCAACAAGAGCAGCGCGGTGTCATGGTTATTGGTGTTCACTTCATGTCGTTGGAATTGGGGGGGCGTATTACCGGCCTTTGCCAACCGATGATGGCCATGTACCGGCCCCATAATAACCAGGCGATGGAATGGGCGCAGACTAAAGGGCGTATGCGTTCGAACAAGGCGATGATTGATCGCCGTGACCTACGTGGAATGGTTCAAGCCTTGAAACAAGGCGAAGCCGTATGGTTTGCGCCAGACCAAGACTACGGTCCTAAAGGCAGTGTTTTCGCGCCATTATTTGCCGTTGATAAAGTGGCCACCACTAACGGAACCTTTGTCTTATCGCGATTGGCTAAGCCTTCGATGCTGACGATTGTGTTAATCCGTAATGCTAACAAAAGTGGTTATCAGTTAATTATTCAACCACCGCTTCAAAATTATCCTTATGAAGATTCACAGGCTGCAGCAAGCTATATGAATAAGGTGATTGAGACGGAAATACTCCGTGCTCCTGAACAATACCTCTGGTTACATCGCCGATTTAAAACTCGGCCACCGGGTGAAGTCTCACTTTACGTTTAA
- a CDS encoding amino acid ABC transporter ATP-binding protein, which produces MLTRANVPGKISIQNVSKHYGSFHALKQINLDIPAGSVTVIIGPSGSGKSTLLRTINHLEGVDQGVITIDDDYIGYRRKGDKLYVLKEKAILKQRTQVGYVFQSFNLFPHMTALENVAEAPIAHKRLSRKAANEQALALLEQVGLAHKANAWSRQLSGGQQQRVAIARALALRPKVLLFDEPTSALDPELVGEVLTVIEQLARSGKTLVIVTHEIAFARKIADNIVFMVEGEIIEQGPVEQVLDNPQHSRTRNFLANVL; this is translated from the coding sequence ATGCTCACACGCGCTAACGTCCCAGGTAAAATCTCTATCCAAAATGTCAGTAAGCACTACGGAAGTTTTCATGCCTTAAAGCAGATCAATCTTGATATCCCCGCGGGATCAGTCACGGTGATCATCGGTCCTTCTGGGTCAGGGAAATCGACGTTACTACGTACCATCAATCATCTTGAGGGTGTCGATCAGGGCGTGATTACTATTGATGATGACTATATCGGTTATCGGCGAAAGGGCGACAAACTCTACGTTTTAAAAGAGAAAGCCATTTTAAAACAGCGGACACAGGTGGGTTATGTATTCCAAAGTTTTAATCTCTTTCCGCATATGACGGCATTAGAAAATGTCGCCGAAGCCCCGATTGCACATAAACGATTATCCCGTAAAGCTGCCAATGAACAGGCTTTAGCCTTACTAGAGCAAGTCGGCTTGGCGCATAAAGCGAATGCGTGGTCGCGCCAGCTTTCTGGAGGGCAACAGCAACGTGTGGCGATAGCTCGAGCACTGGCGCTTCGTCCAAAAGTACTGCTCTTTGATGAGCCGACCTCGGCGCTTGATCCAGAGCTAGTCGGCGAGGTGTTGACGGTGATTGAACAATTGGCAAGGTCGGGGAAAACGCTGGTTATCGTCACGCATGAAATCGCCTTTGCACGTAAAATTGCCGATAACATTGTTTTTATGGTGGAGGGAGAGATTATTGAACAGGGACCAGTTGAGCAGGTATTAGATAATCCACAACATAGCCGAACGCGAAATTTCTTGGCAAATGTGCTTTAG
- a CDS encoding YceI family protein, giving the protein MLRVGLLLLSLVGAIFPAFAAPIPFQLAESSYVLLRWNMIGKSDYHARITGLRGDIVVDPQHDVGDRLRIDMPIANLDAHHRVLTWALKSHQFFDQAQYPNVTFTSSRIIDMGQGRYRVLGSLKIKAMTRPVMLYGKRSDDSRLQTSGGYLRLSGTITLSRQAFGMGQYPALVADPIQVDIVLVATTP; this is encoded by the coding sequence ATGTTGCGCGTAGGATTACTGTTGCTTAGTCTTGTTGGGGCGATCTTTCCAGCCTTTGCCGCCCCTATTCCCTTTCAGTTAGCCGAGAGCAGTTATGTGCTGTTACGGTGGAATATGATCGGGAAATCGGATTACCATGCGCGGATCACTGGTCTTCGAGGGGATATCGTTGTCGACCCACAGCACGATGTGGGAGACCGGTTACGTATCGATATGCCGATTGCGAATCTCGATGCACACCACCGTGTGCTGACTTGGGCGCTAAAAAGTCATCAATTTTTTGACCAAGCTCAATATCCCAATGTCACCTTTACCAGTAGTCGTATTATTGACATGGGCCAAGGCCGTTATCGTGTGCTAGGGTCACTAAAAATTAAAGCAATGACTCGCCCTGTGATGCTTTATGGTAAACGTAGCGATGATTCACGATTACAGACTAGTGGCGGATATTTACGTCTTTCTGGTACTATAACCCTATCGCGTCAAGCCTTTGGTATGGGGCAATATCCGGCGTTGGTTGCGGACCCTATCCAAGTTGATATTGTCCTTGTCGCAACGACCCCCTAA
- a CDS encoding transporter substrate-binding domain-containing protein encodes MRITRLTSLLLFCAIQAQAAVDLKANEEPLMVPTDPKAIALLPTDYRWAHAGQLTVAVSAQNAPPLSLLASDNRTRIGSDIDIARLLAQSLGLKLNIVPVSWEDWPLGISSGRYDVALVNIAVTEQRKQKYDFATYRTDSLAFSVKQDSPITHIASAKDVAGQRVIVGSGTNQERILLGWNTQLRQQQLTPATPIYLTDDATTTLFLQSGRADINFGPQAAAAWKAALNGRTKVVGYGPKKAWVATTTRKGNGLVNALNQALNDAIDNGNYQKIMARWGEEKEGITQSQIDPAGITYP; translated from the coding sequence ATGCGTATTACTCGCTTAACGTCGCTGTTATTATTCTGTGCGATACAAGCACAAGCGGCTGTTGACCTTAAGGCTAATGAAGAGCCGCTTATGGTGCCTACCGATCCTAAAGCGATAGCCTTACTGCCGACCGACTATCGATGGGCGCATGCTGGGCAACTGACGGTCGCTGTCTCTGCGCAAAACGCGCCCCCCTTATCGCTACTGGCGAGTGATAATCGCACTCGAATAGGGAGTGATATTGATATTGCCCGCTTACTCGCGCAGAGTTTGGGATTAAAACTTAATATTGTGCCGGTCTCCTGGGAAGATTGGCCGTTAGGTATTAGTAGTGGTCGTTACGACGTTGCGCTAGTGAATATTGCCGTCACCGAGCAACGTAAGCAAAAATACGATTTCGCGACGTACCGAACCGATTCGCTGGCGTTTAGCGTGAAACAGGATAGCCCAATCACTCATATCGCCTCCGCGAAGGATGTTGCCGGCCAGCGTGTGATTGTCGGCTCGGGAACGAATCAAGAGCGTATCTTGCTTGGCTGGAATACACAATTACGCCAGCAACAACTGACACCAGCTACCCCCATCTACTTAACGGATGACGCGACCACGACACTATTTTTACAGTCAGGCAGGGCAGACATTAATTTTGGGCCACAGGCTGCCGCTGCATGGAAGGCAGCATTGAATGGGCGTACGAAAGTCGTAGGTTATGGCCCCAAAAAAGCCTGGGTTGCGACCACCACCCGTAAAGGCAACGGCCTCGTTAACGCCTTGAATCAAGCATTGAACGATGCGATTGATAACGGCAACTATCAAAAAATTATGGCGCGCTGGGGTGAGGAGAAGGAAGGGATTACTCAGTCGCAGATTGACCCTGCTGGGATTACTTATCCATAA
- a CDS encoding ABC transporter substrate-binding protein, with amino-acid sequence MKKIITLAALLLPLSALAGTEVNGTEINLKANEQPITTVANPAAIAKLPKGLKLAHPGEFTVGISGEGAAPLTVFAEDNKTLIGSEPDIARLVASALGLKLRIVVTSWEDWPLGVTSGKYDAAISNITVTKARKEKFDFATYRKDLLGFYVPNHSTIKSITRAEDIAGKRIIVGSGTNQEAILLEWNQKNIQAGLPSVTPIYMTSSAAQALALQSGRADAWFGPNVNGAWQAAKTGRTHLVGNVDGGWPQAAHIAVTLKKGNDLAPAVTAAIDSAIKDGSYQRVLNRWGEGVEAIPTSEVNPAGLGD; translated from the coding sequence ATGAAAAAGATTATTACTCTCGCAGCACTTCTCTTACCCCTCTCTGCCTTGGCCGGGACAGAGGTTAATGGCACTGAAATTAACCTTAAGGCTAACGAACAGCCAATTACCACTGTTGCGAATCCCGCAGCCATCGCCAAGCTTCCTAAAGGATTGAAGTTGGCCCATCCTGGGGAATTTACCGTGGGAATTTCGGGGGAAGGCGCAGCACCGTTAACGGTTTTCGCGGAAGATAACAAAACCTTGATCGGTAGTGAACCGGATATTGCGCGTTTAGTGGCGTCAGCGCTGGGCTTAAAGCTCCGTATCGTCGTGACCTCTTGGGAAGATTGGCCGTTAGGTGTCACCAGCGGTAAGTATGATGCAGCAATTAGTAATATTACCGTGACCAAAGCGCGTAAAGAGAAGTTTGATTTTGCGACCTATCGGAAAGATCTCCTCGGCTTTTATGTGCCAAACCATAGCACGATTAAAAGTATTACCCGCGCAGAAGATATTGCTGGCAAGCGAATCATCGTCGGATCGGGGACGAATCAAGAAGCGATTTTACTGGAGTGGAACCAAAAAAATATCCAAGCCGGATTACCTTCCGTGACCCCTATCTACATGACCAGCAGCGCAGCACAGGCTCTGGCTCTCCAGTCCGGGCGCGCTGATGCCTGGTTTGGGCCCAATGTGAATGGTGCTTGGCAAGCCGCAAAAACCGGACGTACGCATCTAGTCGGTAATGTTGATGGGGGATGGCCTCAAGCCGCCCATATTGCCGTTACCCTGAAAAAAGGTAACGACTTAGCCCCCGCCGTTACGGCAGCCATAGACAGTGCGATTAAAGATGGTAGCTATCAGCGAGTGCTCAATCGTTGGGGAGAGGGCGTCGAAGCGATCCCTACCTCAGAAGTGAATCCAGCAGGCTTGGGCGATTAG
- a CDS encoding MsnO8 family LLM class oxidoreductase: MSFRLSILDKCPRQADETSQQALHNSVALARLAEQAGYYRYWIAEHHNSPTLASPSPEIVLAWLAAHTKILRLGAGGVMLQHYSPFKVAENFHLLAAMAPGRIDLGVGKAPGGLPASTQALQGKVPGQHGDFVQQLKAVTRYLTQADDRLQATPLPAVAPPRFLLGASAESAELASKEGWNFVFAAHLNGDDQQLAKITAFWQKQTQRPTIVAVQVVIAANHSQATALAATLETWQLVLENGQRVNLGSQQQANSFALQAQSPIVSLERKYPTLIIGSGEEVFEQLLHLHHAYQIDEFIIDLPITDPAHRQQALTRLAAARQAAHRVADHLLVSGVSS; this comes from the coding sequence ATGTCTTTTCGTCTGAGTATTCTGGATAAATGCCCGCGCCAAGCTGATGAAACCAGCCAGCAAGCGTTACACAACAGCGTAGCCCTCGCACGTTTAGCCGAACAAGCAGGTTATTATCGCTACTGGATTGCCGAACATCATAATAGCCCTACGCTGGCTAGCCCTTCGCCAGAAATTGTCTTGGCATGGTTAGCAGCCCATACCAAGATATTACGTTTAGGGGCGGGGGGCGTGATGTTACAGCACTATAGTCCTTTTAAAGTGGCGGAAAATTTCCACCTGCTAGCCGCTATGGCCCCCGGGCGTATTGATCTTGGGGTTGGCAAAGCGCCGGGCGGCCTTCCCGCCTCGACTCAGGCATTACAAGGTAAAGTCCCCGGCCAGCATGGAGATTTTGTTCAACAGCTTAAAGCGGTAACGCGTTATCTGACGCAAGCCGATGATAGGTTACAGGCCACCCCTTTACCCGCGGTTGCGCCGCCGCGTTTTCTATTAGGTGCGAGCGCGGAGAGTGCGGAACTTGCCAGTAAAGAGGGGTGGAACTTCGTTTTTGCCGCCCACCTCAATGGCGACGATCAACAGTTAGCGAAGATCACCGCGTTTTGGCAAAAGCAAACCCAGCGACCAACCATTGTTGCGGTACAGGTGGTCATAGCCGCCAATCATTCGCAGGCCACAGCGTTGGCCGCGACACTCGAAACCTGGCAGCTGGTGTTAGAAAATGGGCAACGGGTGAATCTAGGCTCCCAGCAGCAAGCCAATAGCTTTGCACTACAGGCGCAGAGTCCTATCGTGAGTCTTGAAAGAAAGTATCCAACGCTCATCATTGGTAGTGGTGAAGAGGTGTTTGAACAATTGCTTCACCTTCATCATGCTTACCAGATCGACGAGTTTATTATTGACCTCCCAATTACCGATCCGGCTCATCGCCAGCAAGCGTTAACACGTTTGGCCGCGGCGCGCCAAGCGGCTCATCGAGTTGCTGATCACCTGTTGGTTTCAGGAGTCAGTTCATGA
- a CDS encoding GNAT family N-acetyltransferase, which yields MEITQCGPDEWADLVDIFSEMERFHHPQAIIAAEQMAKYLKERVFPAHSGTEIYKGMSEGRIVAFACVTILYPVPRYSGQMFIKELFVSEAYRRKGFGHKMMSFIAQRAQEKSCSRLDWLSVREDSAAQGFYASLGAKVVEEVNYHRLDQHFLVQLANQ from the coding sequence ATGGAAATTACACAGTGTGGGCCGGATGAGTGGGCCGATCTGGTCGATATTTTCTCTGAGATGGAACGCTTTCATCATCCGCAAGCAATTATTGCCGCAGAGCAGATGGCTAAGTATCTAAAAGAAAGAGTTTTTCCCGCACATTCCGGAACGGAAATTTATAAAGGGATGAGTGAGGGACGTATTGTTGCCTTTGCTTGCGTCACGATTCTCTATCCTGTTCCACGTTATAGCGGTCAAATGTTTATTAAAGAGTTATTTGTTTCTGAGGCATATCGACGTAAAGGTTTTGGCCACAAAATGATGAGCTTTATTGCGCAACGCGCACAAGAGAAATCCTGCAGCCGATTAGATTGGTTATCAGTACGTGAAGATAGTGCGGCGCAGGGATTTTATGCCTCGTTAGGAGCCAAAGTGGTTGAAGAAGTAAACTATCATCGACTGGACCAACATTTTCTCGTACAGCTAGCGAACCAATAG
- a CDS encoding GNAT family N-acetyltransferase: MLAEGFRQVSPDDKQLVPILTGLFAEYSARYGDYFSRHNEVELTEWYLPPQGLFLQLEQQGEIIATGAFKPYDDKTAEVKRIWTRRDLRGQGIAAKVMQQLERSAWEAGYQRIYLSTGFRQPEAVALYRSLGYQPQFDLSRDFEEYSQPPFDGRLRFIKALNFSATQDVA, translated from the coding sequence ATGTTAGCAGAAGGTTTTCGTCAGGTATCACCGGACGACAAACAGTTAGTCCCTATTCTGACTGGCTTGTTTGCGGAATACAGCGCCCGATATGGTGACTATTTTTCGCGGCATAATGAGGTCGAATTGACCGAGTGGTACCTTCCCCCACAGGGACTATTTCTCCAGCTGGAACAGCAAGGTGAAATTATCGCTACTGGTGCCTTCAAACCTTATGACGACAAGACCGCTGAGGTGAAACGTATCTGGACCCGTCGCGACTTACGGGGACAGGGGATTGCCGCAAAAGTTATGCAGCAATTGGAACGTAGTGCTTGGGAGGCCGGTTATCAACGTATCTATCTCAGTACGGGTTTTCGCCAACCCGAGGCCGTAGCACTCTATCGTTCCTTAGGCTATCAGCCGCAGTTTGACCTCTCAAGAGACTTTGAAGAGTATAGCCAGCCTCCCTTCGATGGTCGCTTACGCTTTATCAAAGCACTCAATTTTAGTGCGACGCAAGACGTCGCTTAA
- a CDS encoding amino acid ABC transporter permease: MSLQPSLKVVPARYPWRIVGGIAVLFIAATLVQSIAFNPRWEWGVFSEWFFNPVILEGVKNTLLLMISSALLSIVVGGLLASARMSDSALMAGLAWGYIWIFRSLPLLVVLIILYNFSYLYDRVSLGIPFTSLSYGHFQTIDVLGQFSSAVIGLTLVQSAYTAEIIRGGFNSVDAGQYQAAAALGLSSWRRTWRIILPQALRAILPAGFNEIISLAKGTSMVYVLAMPELFYSVQMIYNRNQEVIPLLMVGAGWYLVITTGLSLLQYGVEQAVTRSERRAAQPAAVKRLVNRYLPLRFVTRQKTEAAHAHTR; encoded by the coding sequence ATGTCTTTACAGCCTTCATTAAAAGTTGTTCCTGCTCGGTATCCGTGGCGAATCGTTGGGGGAATAGCCGTGCTGTTTATTGCTGCCACCCTCGTACAGTCTATCGCGTTCAATCCCCGCTGGGAGTGGGGGGTATTTAGCGAATGGTTCTTTAACCCGGTGATCCTTGAAGGGGTGAAAAATACCTTGCTGCTGATGATCTCAAGCGCACTGCTGAGTATTGTGGTGGGGGGGCTTTTAGCCTCAGCGAGAATGTCAGATTCTGCGCTAATGGCCGGATTAGCATGGGGTTATATTTGGATTTTCCGCTCGCTACCGCTGCTGGTCGTTCTGATTATTCTGTACAACTTTTCCTATCTCTATGACAGGGTCAGCTTAGGAATTCCTTTTACTTCATTGAGTTATGGCCACTTTCAAACCATTGATGTGTTAGGACAGTTCTCTTCGGCGGTGATAGGGTTGACCTTAGTCCAAAGTGCTTACACCGCCGAAATCATTCGTGGCGGCTTCAATAGTGTTGACGCTGGGCAATATCAGGCAGCAGCAGCGTTGGGGCTCTCTTCATGGCGTCGGACGTGGCGTATCATTTTACCGCAGGCACTCCGCGCGATTTTGCCCGCCGGATTCAATGAGATTATTAGCTTAGCGAAAGGGACTTCAATGGTGTATGTGCTGGCGATGCCTGAGCTTTTTTACTCGGTACAAATGATTTATAACCGCAACCAAGAGGTCATCCCATTATTGATGGTCGGTGCGGGCTGGTACTTGGTGATCACCACTGGCCTTTCGCTTTTGCAATATGGGGTTGAACAAGCTGTGACGCGCAGCGAGCGACGAGCGGCTCAACCCGCCGCGGTCAAACGTCTGGTCAATCGCTATCTCCCCTTACGCTTCGTTACCCGTCAAAAAACGGAGGCTGCTCATGCTCACACGCGCTAA
- the gsiC gene encoding glutathione ABC transporter permease GsiC produces MLNYFLKRLLGMLPTLLIVAILVFLFVHLLPGDPARLLAGPNADATVVAMVRHQLGVDLPLPQQFWHYIVRLLHGDFGQSMSSQRPVSQEIASRFTPTLLLTLCSMAWSCLFGLLIGIASAVWRNRWPDKLGMLVAVSGISFPAFALGILLMQIFSVQLGWLPTVGADSWRNYILPSLTLGASVASVMARFTRASFIEVLGEDYMRTARAKGLSPRQVIFKHGLRNALIPVITMMGLQFGLLLGGAIVVEVVFNWPGLGRLLIDSVENRDYPVIQALVLLFSCEFIVINLVVDMLYAVVNPTIRYR; encoded by the coding sequence ATGCTCAATTATTTTCTTAAACGCTTGCTAGGGATGCTGCCGACGTTATTGATTGTCGCCATTCTCGTCTTCCTGTTTGTCCACTTACTCCCCGGCGATCCAGCGCGTCTGTTGGCAGGACCCAATGCCGACGCGACCGTCGTGGCGATGGTACGCCATCAATTGGGGGTAGACTTACCCCTACCGCAACAATTTTGGCATTATATCGTCCGCTTACTCCATGGCGACTTTGGCCAATCGATGTCCTCACAACGCCCAGTAAGCCAAGAGATTGCTAGCCGCTTTACGCCAACGTTACTGTTAACCCTTTGTAGTATGGCGTGGTCATGCCTGTTTGGCTTATTGATCGGCATAGCCTCTGCGGTGTGGCGCAATCGCTGGCCGGATAAACTCGGCATGTTGGTTGCCGTATCCGGGATCTCCTTTCCCGCCTTTGCATTAGGGATTCTGCTGATGCAAATATTCTCGGTTCAGCTTGGATGGCTGCCAACCGTCGGAGCTGATAGCTGGCGTAACTATATTCTGCCGTCATTAACCTTGGGTGCGTCAGTAGCCTCAGTGATGGCCCGTTTTACCCGAGCATCATTTATTGAAGTACTAGGTGAAGACTATATGCGCACAGCGCGTGCGAAAGGCTTAAGCCCACGTCAGGTGATCTTTAAACATGGCCTACGTAATGCCCTGATTCCGGTTATTACGATGATGGGACTGCAGTTCGGTCTGCTGTTAGGCGGGGCAATCGTGGTCGAAGTGGTATTTAACTGGCCAGGGCTTGGACGTCTGCTCATCGACTCGGTCGAAAACCGCGACTATCCCGTGATCCAAGCGTTGGTTCTACTTTTTTCCTGTGAGTTTATCGTGATCAATTTAGTCGTCGATATGCTTTATGCTGTGGTTAACCCCACTATTCGTTACCGCTGA
- a CDS encoding LLM class flavin-dependent oxidoreductase, translating into MPTTRQLRLGTMIQGASGNMAAWRHPAVTADASINLNFVRQTAQLAEAGKFDFIFVADGLYINEKSIPHFLNRFEPLTVLSTLAALTSHIGLVGTVSTSYSDPFTVARQFASLDHLSGGRAGWNVVTSPLEGSARNYSRAKHPEHALRYRIADEYLQVVKGLWDSWEEGAFVRNKESGQFFDSSKLHTLNHSGEFFQVAGPLNIERTPQGRPVIFQAGASSDGKQLAARHAEAIFTHQHTLQEAQHYYRDVKQQLPRYHRRPEELLIFQGVSVLVGTDAEDVERQYQQMAALVSIDDALNYLGRYFEHHDFSQYPLDQPFPELGALGANSFRSTTDEIKRIARQRQLTLRQVALETTTPRPLFHGTAEQVADGLQLWFENEAADGFIIQGATPEVLAKVVNEVVPLLQQRGIYRQDYPGQRLRDSLGLPTPVNSFTQVTQRQDVA; encoded by the coding sequence ATGCCTACAACTCGACAATTACGTTTGGGCACCATGATCCAAGGCGCTTCAGGGAACATGGCTGCGTGGCGACATCCGGCGGTAACGGCGGATGCCAGTATTAACCTCAATTTTGTCAGGCAAACGGCCCAGCTCGCCGAGGCAGGTAAGTTTGATTTTATTTTTGTTGCCGATGGACTGTATATCAATGAGAAGTCTATTCCCCATTTTTTAAACCGCTTTGAACCCTTAACGGTTCTCTCGACCTTAGCAGCATTAACCTCCCACATTGGATTAGTGGGAACCGTCTCGACCTCCTATAGCGATCCTTTTACGGTTGCGCGTCAATTCGCCAGTCTCGATCATCTTAGCGGTGGACGTGCCGGGTGGAATGTTGTGACCTCGCCGCTAGAGGGGTCAGCACGTAACTACTCCCGTGCTAAGCATCCAGAGCATGCCTTACGCTATCGTATTGCGGATGAGTATCTGCAAGTGGTGAAAGGGTTATGGGACTCTTGGGAAGAGGGGGCCTTTGTTCGTAACAAGGAGTCGGGGCAGTTTTTTGACTCCAGCAAATTACATACCTTGAACCATAGTGGTGAATTTTTTCAGGTCGCCGGCCCCCTGAATATCGAGCGCACCCCACAAGGTCGACCAGTGATTTTCCAAGCCGGTGCTTCGAGTGATGGTAAGCAGCTTGCCGCCCGTCATGCGGAGGCCATCTTTACGCATCAACATACGCTGCAAGAGGCTCAACACTATTACCGTGACGTGAAACAGCAACTTCCCCGCTATCACCGTCGGCCCGAAGAGTTACTGATTTTTCAAGGCGTTTCAGTCTTAGTCGGAACCGACGCTGAGGACGTTGAACGTCAATATCAACAGATGGCGGCATTAGTCTCCATCGACGATGCTTTAAATTACCTCGGTCGATATTTCGAGCATCATGACTTTAGCCAGTATCCGCTTGATCAGCCTTTCCCTGAATTGGGAGCGTTAGGGGCGAATAGTTTTCGCAGCACCACTGACGAGATCAAGCGTATCGCTCGTCAACGGCAGTTAACGCTGCGTCAAGTTGCGCTTGAAACCACAACCCCACGTCCGCTTTTCCATGGCACGGCAGAGCAGGTGGCCGATGGCCTACAGCTCTGGTTTGAGAATGAGGCCGCCGACGGTTTTATCATTCAAGGCGCGACGCCAGAGGTGTTAGCAAAGGTTGTTAATGAGGTGGTTCCACTATTGCAGCAACGTGGCATTTATCGTCAGGATTATCCGGGACAAAGGTTACGTGATTCGTTAGGGCTACCGACACCCGTGAATTCCTTTACTCAAGTGACCCAGCGACAGGATGTAGCATGA